A window of the Haloquadratum walsbyi C23 genome harbors these coding sequences:
- a CDS encoding DsbA family protein: MSMQSTRRKYIAMIGAVGGGAMTGCLGGNTNAGGTSNDVTGPLECDVGAIDRVSSLPTPTRGSDDAPVTVAVFEDFACPHCQTFSLEVAPKIVSNYVEQGDVQYQYFDFPIPVSEWSWRAASASRAVHDKADDKAFFDFITGVYEQQSELNTNGYQIVHDIASPIEVDNCFVAASAKQEPYRPVIEDTRQQGIDRGVDSTPTIFVNGIPVSRPDWSSVKSAIEAEFY, encoded by the coding sequence ATGAGTATGCAGTCAACTCGGCGTAAGTACATCGCTATGATTGGTGCTGTCGGCGGTGGGGCAATGACAGGGTGTCTTGGCGGAAATACCAATGCTGGCGGCACGAGTAATGACGTTACTGGACCACTCGAGTGTGACGTTGGTGCAATTGATCGTGTTTCATCGCTTCCAACGCCGACTCGGGGTTCGGATGATGCCCCAGTAACTGTTGCTGTATTTGAAGATTTTGCATGTCCTCATTGTCAAACATTCAGCTTAGAGGTCGCACCCAAGATCGTTTCAAACTATGTTGAACAAGGTGATGTCCAATATCAGTATTTTGACTTTCCTATCCCGGTGTCAGAGTGGTCTTGGCGCGCCGCATCTGCATCGCGTGCGGTTCATGATAAGGCAGATGATAAAGCATTTTTTGATTTCATAACGGGCGTGTATGAACAGCAGTCTGAACTTAACACCAATGGGTATCAAATTGTTCATGATATTGCGTCCCCGATTGAGGTTGACAATTGTTTTGTCGCCGCTTCTGCAAAACAGGAGCCATACCGGCCTGTTATTGAAGATACTCGACAACAAGGTATCGATCGTGGGGTTGACAGCACACCAACTATATTCGTTAATGGAATTCCTGTTTCAAGACCCGATTGGTCGAGTGTTAAATCTGCAATCGAAGCTGAATTTTACTGA
- a CDS encoding creatininase family protein, whose protein sequence is MRVAEQTWPELDSYISEESLAVVPLGSTEQHGPHLPLSTDHLIAEAFAREATDRTGYLCTPPINIGVSPHHRQFHGTMWVDAPVFRDYVESLTRNLAYHGIDRVIYVNAHGGNVEHLREVGRRLRDDETLYAIEWMWNESIPELVDTLFEQNGPHGGPKETAMIQYLQPELVSTDRLADARDEGLIEFTDDNTRKFGSRTFYDAIDNTNNGVLGDQTDATPEKGEKMFESATEQLVKLCRWLDRQTIADLMPKDHV, encoded by the coding sequence ATGCGTGTCGCCGAGCAGACATGGCCTGAATTGGACTCATATATTAGTGAGGAATCACTCGCGGTTGTTCCGCTGGGTTCGACAGAACAGCACGGTCCACATCTCCCACTGTCGACAGACCATCTGATTGCAGAGGCATTTGCACGCGAGGCCACCGATCGGACAGGCTATCTCTGTACTCCACCGATCAATATTGGAGTCAGTCCGCATCATAGACAATTTCATGGAACAATGTGGGTTGATGCACCAGTCTTCCGTGATTACGTTGAGTCTCTCACACGGAATTTAGCGTACCATGGCATTGACCGGGTCATCTATGTGAATGCCCACGGTGGAAATGTTGAACATCTCCGCGAAGTTGGGCGTCGTCTCCGTGATGATGAGACGCTATATGCGATTGAATGGATGTGGAATGAGAGCATCCCAGAACTTGTTGACACATTATTCGAACAAAATGGTCCACACGGTGGTCCCAAAGAAACAGCGATGATCCAGTATCTCCAGCCTGAGTTAGTCAGTACTGACCGTCTTGCGGATGCGAGAGATGAGGGTCTTATAGAGTTCACAGATGATAATACACGAAAGTTTGGTTCACGAACATTCTATGACGCAATTGATAACACCAATAACGGTGTCTTAGGGGATCAAACCGATGCAACACCTGAAAAAGGTGAAAAAATGTTTGAGTCCGCAACAGAGCAGCTTGTGAAGCTCTGTCGATGGCTTGATCGCCAGACGATAGCTGATCTAATGCCTAAAGATCACGTATAA
- a CDS encoding thioredoxin family protein — MVLVESDSELSRGDPAPYFELPAAAGDTVALDDLLSYDAVLIVFTCNHCPYAEAKVEELNHLTETYPSLAVVGINPNDAEAYPEDSLDRMRERVSADEVRYTAYLRDESQAVTDEYGAVCTPDPFLFNRRSSGDESQFELVFHSRIDDAMSPNEAVSAYEMRRAVEAVLNDEPIPLTETPSQGCSIK, encoded by the coding sequence ATGGTCTTAGTTGAGTCTGATTCTGAACTGTCACGTGGTGATCCTGCACCATACTTTGAATTACCAGCAGCCGCTGGCGACACAGTTGCATTAGATGACCTGCTGAGTTATGATGCGGTTTTAATCGTATTTACCTGCAATCATTGTCCATATGCCGAGGCAAAGGTTGAGGAATTGAATCATCTAACAGAAACATATCCCTCGCTGGCTGTCGTTGGTATCAATCCAAATGACGCCGAGGCATATCCTGAGGACAGTCTTGATCGAATGCGCGAACGGGTCTCCGCTGATGAAGTTCGGTATACAGCATATCTTCGCGATGAGTCACAGGCGGTCACTGATGAGTATGGAGCGGTATGCACGCCCGATCCATTCTTATTCAATCGAAGGAGCTCCGGTGATGAAAGCCAATTTGAACTTGTATTCCACTCACGGATTGATGATGCAATGTCACCCAATGAAGCCGTGAGTGCTTATGAGATGCGACGGGCTGTTGAAGCTGTGCTCAATGATGAACCAATTCCACTAACAGAGACGCCATCACAGGGATGTTCGATCAAATAA
- a CDS encoding Hsp20/alpha crystallin family protein yields MTKRQNPFRELERLFEQMHKNVEEAATQLTAESSTGITPTGTIRVDLEDRETAFVVTAELPGFNREDIDVQLTNQILQIRANQESEMGSNSDSGYIRQERYHASVSRSIRLPKSVDPNEVTAKYNNGILSIEMAKKDPNTNETQIEIE; encoded by the coding sequence ATGACAAAACGACAAAATCCCTTCCGAGAGCTTGAACGACTGTTTGAGCAGATGCACAAGAACGTTGAGGAGGCCGCAACACAACTGACGGCTGAATCATCAACCGGGATAACACCAACAGGTACAATCCGGGTTGATCTTGAGGATCGGGAAACAGCATTTGTCGTCACTGCAGAACTACCGGGATTTAATCGTGAAGACATTGATGTCCAATTAACTAATCAAATACTGCAGATACGAGCTAATCAAGAATCCGAAATGGGGTCAAACTCTGATAGCGGATATATACGGCAGGAGCGGTATCACGCCTCAGTCTCACGCTCAATCCGACTTCCAAAAAGCGTTGACCCTAATGAGGTTACTGCAAAATATAATAATGGTATATTGAGCATTGAAATGGCTAAAAAAGACCCAAACACTAATGAAACACAGATTGAGATTGAATAA
- a CDS encoding RNA-binding protein, with the protein MPQIPFHYIDLRTFSYETEDEKRVNSALQTILPEDFPLTRTESSGHHGDRIIVFSTRVESADAIRHVLIQLARLPSFETLQSELDERVTENTELFLRLDKQAAFRGMIRRGEGITLRAKVEAYPAKKSAAVKNADEALTQAASLLAANDSE; encoded by the coding sequence ATGCCTCAGATACCGTTCCATTATATTGATTTACGCACATTCTCATATGAGACTGAGGATGAAAAGCGCGTCAATTCTGCACTCCAAACGATTCTCCCTGAGGATTTCCCTCTTACCCGGACGGAGAGCAGTGGTCACCATGGTGATCGAATTATTGTGTTCTCAACCCGTGTGGAGTCAGCCGATGCAATACGGCATGTTCTCATACAGCTTGCACGATTACCGTCATTTGAGACACTTCAATCAGAGCTTGATGAACGAGTTACAGAAAACACTGAGTTATTTCTCCGATTAGACAAGCAGGCTGCATTCCGTGGAATGATACGCCGTGGTGAGGGAATTACACTTCGTGCGAAGGTTGAGGCATACCCAGCAAAAAAATCTGCTGCAGTAAAGAACGCAGATGAGGCATTGACACAGGCTGCATCCTTACTTGCAGCGAATGACTCTGAATGA